Within Bdellovibrio bacteriovorus HD100, the genomic segment TTTACTTTTCCGGTGGGGGAGACTAATGCACCAGAATGTAAACTCTGACAAACAAGCATCCAAAACAGCCGTTCCACAGAAGTTCGTCTACTTCTTTGCTGCCGGGGATTCCGAAGGCAATGCAGGCATGAAGAACATCCTGGGTGGTAAAGGCGCCAACCTGGCCGAGATGACCTCTTTGGGCATTCCGGTTCCTCCGGGCTTCACGATCTCCACTGAGATCTGCGCTCACTTCTATGAAGCCGGTGGCAAGCTGCCTGACTGGGTTCGCCCGGCGGTGCAGGAGTCCATGAACAAAGTGGAATCCAAGATTGGCAAAAAATTCGGCGATGTGAACAACCCACTTTTGGTTTCTGTTCGTTCCGGGGCTCGCGCTTCCATGCCAGGCATGATGGATACGATCCTGAATCTGGGCTTGAATGATCAGACTGTGGAAGGCTTGGCGAAGTCCTCTAACAATCCGCGCTTTGCGTGGGACTCTTACCGTCGTTTCATTCAGATGTATTCTGATGTGGTGATGGGGATGAACTCTTCACTTCTGGAAGTGACTCTGGAAGACATGAAAGAGGAAAAACACTACAAACTTGACACCGAAATGACGGTCGATGACCTGAAGCTTCTGGTGAAAAAATTCAAAGACCTGGTTCATCAGATGACCGGTCAGTCCTTCCCGGCAGATCCTTGGGAGCAGCTGTGGGGCGCGATTTCCGCGGTCTTCCATTCCTGGAACACGCCGCGTGCGATCACTTACCGTGAATTGCATTCGATCCCGGCAGCCTGGGGTACAGCGGTGAACGTTCAGTCCATGGTCTTTGGGAACATGGGGGATGACTCTGCAACGGGTGTGGCGTTCACGCGCAATCCATCCACAGGTGAAAAAGCCTTCTACGGCGAATTCCTGATCAATGCTCAGGGCGAGGACGTGGTGGCGGGCATCCGCACCCCGCAACCGATCACCAAGATTGCCGCAGCCGCGGCGGGTGTCATGTCTTTGGAAGAAGCTCTTCCTCAGGCCTACGGTCAGTTGGTTGAAATCTATAAAAAGCTGGAAGGTCACTACCGCGACATGCAGGACATCGAGTTCACGATCGAACGCGGTGTTTTGTGGATGCTGCAAACCCGTAACGGCAAAAGAACCGCAGCGGCGGCTTTGAAAATCGCCTGTGACATGATCGATGAAAAGTTGATCACGCAGGACGAAGCGATTCTGCGTCTGGATCCTTCCTCATTGGATCAGCTTCTGCATCCGACTTTGGATCCAAAAGCGGCAAAGACCACTTTGGCCAAAGGTTTGCCTGCGTCTCCGGGCGGGGTGAACGGCCAGATCGTCTTCACTTCTGAAGAAGCGGTCGAGTGGAGAGAGCAAGGCAAGAAAGTCATCCTGGTGCGCATTGAAACCTCTCCGGAAGACATTGCCGGCATGGTGGCAGCACAAGGTATCCTGACAACTCGTGGTGGTATGACATCACACGCGGCCGTTGTGGCGCGTGGTATGGGTAAATGCTGTGTGGCGGGTTGTGGTGACATCGAAGTCGACTACCGCAATGAAACCATGAAAGTGAAAGGGTACGTTCTGAAAAAGGGCGACGTGATCACTTTGGACGGCTCCACGGGTGAAGTTTATCTGGGCGAAGTTAAAACCATCGAACCGAAACTGGATGGCAACTTCGAGCGCATCATGAAAATCGCTGATGGCATTCGCAGACTGAAAGTTCGCACCAATGCCGACACGCCAAAAGACGCGCAAACGGCGCGCAACTTCGGTGCAGAAGGCATCGGCCTTTGCCGTACTGAGCACATGTTCTTCGGCGCAGACCGCATCGATGCGGTTCGTGAGATGATCATTGCTGACAACAAAATGGACCGTGAAAAAGCATTGGCGAAACTTTTGCCAATGCAGCGTGAAGACTTCTATCAGCTGTTCAAAATCATGGACGGCCTGCCAGTGACGATCCGTTTGTTGGATCCACCTCTGCATGAATTCGTTCCGCACACGGATGAAGAAACCAAGGAATTGGCAAAACGTCTGAACACGGACTATGAGCGCCTGCGCTCTAAAGTAAAATCCCTGCATGAATTCAATCCGATGCTGGGTCACCGTGGCTGTCGTCTGGCGATCACTTATCCTGAAATTTACCAGATGCAGGTTCGTGCAATCGCGGAAGCTGCGGCTCAGTTGATGGCTGAAGGCAAAACCTTGGCGCCGGAAATCATGATTCCGCTGGTGGCGACAGACAAGGAACTGGACACTTTGCGCGGTCAGGCCGTGGCGGAAGTGAACAAGGTTCAATCTGAAAAGAACGTGAAGTTTGAATACACAGTGGGCACGATGATTGAGCTTCCAAGAGCTGCGATCACGGCGGACGCCATTGCAGAACACGCGGACTTCTTCAGTTTCGGTACGAACGATTTGACTCAGACGACTTTGGGCTTGTCCCGTGATGACTCCGGTCGCTTCCTGGGCACTTACGTGTCTCATGGAATTCTGCCGAAAGATCCGTTCATGTCCATCGATCAGGTGGGTGTGGGTTCTTTGGTGAAAATGGGTGTGGACCTGGGCCGTCGCACGAAGCCTGACCTGAAAGTCGGCGTGTGCGGTGAGCACGGTGGGGACCCTGAATCCATCGAGTTCTTCCACAAGGTGGGGCTGGATTACGTGTCCTGCTCTCCGTTCCGTGTGCCTATCGCCAGACTGGCGGCAGCCCGCGCAGCCCTGATCGGTAAGAAAATCCACTAAGCAAAAAACGAAAAAGCCCTCTGATGAAGAGGGCTTTTTTTGTTTCACCGGTTCACTTTGTAAAATAGGTGACCAGAATTCCTAACACCATGGTGGTGAAAAGAATGCGAAAAGCAATCTCACCATTGGTGGCGGATGCTTTGTATCCGACCTCTGTATTTTTGTATTGCATAGGTCCTCCTTGGTAAAGACATTCTAGCGTCTTTAATCTCAAGGATTTCTTAAATCCTGTGTGGACCAGATAAAGATTTTATAAAACTACCTTTCTAATGAAGGATTCCACTTCTGCCAGTCTTTCGGGGCTGAGCCCTGCAAAGGGAACCGCGCATTGAATTTGGCGATGTCGCCAGGCGGGTCGGGTGTGAAGAACTCAATCCCGCCGTGAAGCAGAGTTTCCAGTGAATTGATTTTTAGTTCTGATTTGAACAGACCCAGTTTGGCCTGCACGCCGACCTTGCGCCAGAACTGGGTGTTGGTGCGCACCAGGCGGGCGTACTTGCTTTGCAGATTGATCTGCACATACAGGGATTGGGCGGTCTTGCTTAAGGACACCTTCGTGACGGTGCCGACATTCATGCCACGAAAGCTGACGTTGTCTCCGGGGTTGATGGACTCGGCGTTGTTGGTCTCAAGCCGGTAAGTGACCGTGTCTTCCAAAGGATCCTGCGTGGCGCTTTCCTGTTTGCCTTCGAACTCTTTCGTCTCGGAGCCTTCTCCTGGTTGGGCCGCTATGTAAGGGCCTCCGATTAAAGTTTCAAGGCCGGTGATGCCCTGGATGCTGACTTTGGGGGTGACGATCCAGAACTTGGCACCTTCCTGGGCGAAGCTTTTTGCGCTTTTATCCAGGCGGGCGTGCACCAGAACCTTCTTTTGGTCTTCAGACAGGGCCACTTCTGTGACTTTGCCGACGGTCACACCGCGATAGCTCAGACGCGTTTTTTCCGCTTCGATGCTGCTGCCTTCATCAAAGGAAATGATGATCTCTGGCCCCAGCGACGTCAGATACTGTACCAGCAGCCAGGCGGAAATCGCCACGGCAAAAGCCGGGAACAACCAGACATACCAGTGAGAACCGATCTTTTTAGCCCTCTGTTTCAGATCTTTTTCCATCACGGTCCTTTTCGTTAAAAGCACTGCGGTCGAAGTAAGCCGAAGCCAGCATTGTAAATATCACCACCAGAGCAAATAACAGCGCTCCGGGTTTGGGTTCCACCGTGGCCCATTTTCCAAGTTTTAGAATTGCGATCATGATCGACAGCAGGAAGATGTCCAGCATGGACCAGCGGCCAATAGCCTCCACGATTCGGTACAGATTGTCTTTCAGCCGGGGCTGACGGTCCGAGGAATCCAGTGACAGATAGAAAAGAATAATGAGTTTCAGCAGCGGGATCAGAATACTGGCCAGGAACACGATAATGGCGATGGGCCATGAACCCGCTTTCGCCAGCGAGACAATTCCATCCCAGATGGTCGCTGTGTTTCTGCGTCCATAAAGTTCGATGCTCATAAATGGGAACAGGTTCGCCGGTATGTAAAGCACCAGTGCGGTAATAGAAAACGCCAGGGTCAGAGGCTGAGCTTGTGTATTCATTTCGTCATCTTACCCCCTTGATGCAGGCAGGATATTTGTATTTCCACAGCCAGGGAGGACCCGCAGATTTCGTCTGACATAGCTGAAAAATACAAC encodes:
- a CDS encoding MlaD family protein; this encodes MEKDLKQRAKKIGSHWYVWLFPAFAVAISAWLLVQYLTSLGPEIIISFDEGSSIEAEKTRLSYRGVTVGKVTEVALSEDQKKVLVHARLDKSAKSFAQEGAKFWIVTPKVSIQGITGLETLIGGPYIAAQPGEGSETKEFEGKQESATQDPLEDTVTYRLETNNAESINPGDNVSFRGMNVGTVTKVSLSKTAQSLYVQINLQSKYARLVRTNTQFWRKVGVQAKLGLFKSELKINSLETLLHGGIEFFTPDPPGDIAKFNARFPLQGSAPKDWQKWNPSLER
- a CDS encoding paraquat-inducible protein A produces the protein MNTQAQPLTLAFSITALVLYIPANLFPFMSIELYGRRNTATIWDGIVSLAKAGSWPIAIIVFLASILIPLLKLIILFYLSLDSSDRQPRLKDNLYRIVEAIGRWSMLDIFLLSIMIAILKLGKWATVEPKPGALLFALVVIFTMLASAYFDRSAFNEKDRDGKRSETEG
- the ppdK gene encoding pyruvate, phosphate dikinase, yielding MHQNVNSDKQASKTAVPQKFVYFFAAGDSEGNAGMKNILGGKGANLAEMTSLGIPVPPGFTISTEICAHFYEAGGKLPDWVRPAVQESMNKVESKIGKKFGDVNNPLLVSVRSGARASMPGMMDTILNLGLNDQTVEGLAKSSNNPRFAWDSYRRFIQMYSDVVMGMNSSLLEVTLEDMKEEKHYKLDTEMTVDDLKLLVKKFKDLVHQMTGQSFPADPWEQLWGAISAVFHSWNTPRAITYRELHSIPAAWGTAVNVQSMVFGNMGDDSATGVAFTRNPSTGEKAFYGEFLINAQGEDVVAGIRTPQPITKIAAAAAGVMSLEEALPQAYGQLVEIYKKLEGHYRDMQDIEFTIERGVLWMLQTRNGKRTAAAALKIACDMIDEKLITQDEAILRLDPSSLDQLLHPTLDPKAAKTTLAKGLPASPGGVNGQIVFTSEEAVEWREQGKKVILVRIETSPEDIAGMVAAQGILTTRGGMTSHAAVVARGMGKCCVAGCGDIEVDYRNETMKVKGYVLKKGDVITLDGSTGEVYLGEVKTIEPKLDGNFERIMKIADGIRRLKVRTNADTPKDAQTARNFGAEGIGLCRTEHMFFGADRIDAVREMIIADNKMDREKALAKLLPMQREDFYQLFKIMDGLPVTIRLLDPPLHEFVPHTDEETKELAKRLNTDYERLRSKVKSLHEFNPMLGHRGCRLAITYPEIYQMQVRAIAEAAAQLMAEGKTLAPEIMIPLVATDKELDTLRGQAVAEVNKVQSEKNVKFEYTVGTMIELPRAAITADAIAEHADFFSFGTNDLTQTTLGLSRDDSGRFLGTYVSHGILPKDPFMSIDQVGVGSLVKMGVDLGRRTKPDLKVGVCGEHGGDPESIEFFHKVGLDYVSCSPFRVPIARLAAARAALIGKKIH